A genomic segment from Triticum dicoccoides isolate Atlit2015 ecotype Zavitan chromosome 1A, WEW_v2.0, whole genome shotgun sequence encodes:
- the LOC119288263 gene encoding probable serine acetyltransferase 5 has translation MPAGQQPQAREPDSGRQHPPPATPALPSEVVPAYPPPESEDDESWVWTQIKAEARRDADAEPALASFLYATVLSHPSLPRSLSFHLANKLCSSTLLSTLLYDLFLASLTAHPSLRAAVVADLLAARARDPACVGFSHCLLNYKGFLAIQAHRVAHVLWAQNRRPLALALQSRVADVFAVDIHPAAVVGKAILLDHATGVVIGETAVVGDNVSILHHVTLGGTGKAVGDRHPKIGDGVLIGAGATILGNVMIGAGAKIGAGSVVLIDVPARSTAVGNPARLIGGRKGESDKDEDMPGESMDHTSFIRQWSDYTI, from the coding sequence ATGCCGGCGGGCCAGCAGCCGCAGGCGCGCGAGCCCGACAGCGGCCGCCAGCACCCGCCGCCCGCCACGCCCGCGCTCCCGTCCGAGGTGGTGCCGGCCTACCCGCCGCCGGAGTCGGAGGACGACGAGTCCTGGGTGTGGACGCAGATCAAGGCGGAGGCCCGGCGCGACGCGGACGCCGAGCCGGCGCTCGCCTCCTTCCTCTACGCCACGGTGCTCTCCCACCCCTCCCTGCCCCGCTCCCTCTCCTTCCACCTCGCCAACAAGCTCTGCTCCTCCACCCTCCTCTCCACGCTCCTCTACGACCTCTTCCTCGCCTCCCTCACCGCGCAcccctccctccgcgccgccgtcgtcgccgaccTCCTCGCCGCGCGCGCCCGCGACCCCGCCTGCGTCGGCTTCTCCCACTGCCTCCTCAACTACAAGGGCTTCCTCGCCATCCAGGCGCACCGCGTCGCGCACGTGCTCTGGGCGCAGAACCGCCGCCCCCTCGCGCTCGCCCTCCAGTCCCGCGTCGCCGACGTCTTCGCCGTCGACATCCACCCCGCCGCCGTCGTCGGCAAGGCCATCCTCCTCGACCACGCCACCGGCGTCGTCATCGGGGAGACCGCCGTCGTCGGCGACAACGTCTCCATCCTCCACCACGTCACCCTCGGCGGGACCGGCAAGGCCGTCGGCGACCGCCACCCCAAGATTGGGGACGGGGTGCTCATAGGCGCCGGCGCCACCATCCTCGGCAACGTCATGATTGGAGCCGGGGCAAAGATTGGGGCTGGCTCCGTGGTGCTGATAGATGTGCCGGCGAGGAGCACCGCGGTGGGCAACCCTGCCAGGCTGATTGGAGGGAGGAAGGGCGAGTCCGACAAGGACGAGGACATGCCCGGAGAGTCCATGGATCACACCTCCTTCATACGGCAGTGGTCCGACTACACCATCTGA
- the LOC119288233 gene encoding disease resistance protein RGA2-like, with product MEAIISEFYTTLALLKLLADCQSHRVNKVLSLSSSEHHLYSDVLGGVPVHSRFTMETIISVVLGDLVGRAISFVVEKRREKTTAEEDLQRLRQLLLRISAVVEEAEGRCVTNRGMIHQASTMREQMFRGYYLLDAFRCREKKTDDEEVSHFLFAQSNFNPAKRFRRLSSNTQIESTVTVRVSSQELKQVVLGLESMLVDMKEFAIFLMSYPRMYRQPYGAYLFVDKYMFGRQMEREQAIRFLLQAELPYGNVGVLPVVGSAYVGKSTLVEHVCNDERVQNHFSLILLYIGNNLQDETMTTFRDHCVIKHQNISLDEEKSLVVIELLGDVDKGVWKRLLHSSERCMPHGSKIIITSRSEKVASLGTTEAVRLNYLSKEAYWYFFRMLVFGSTDPEEHPKLTSIAMEIAVEMCGSFLYAYVAAALLRENLSARFWYRVLRHLREYKQKNILLLGEYPAEEDQPRYILSLAKRRHGSEDTKFLLQSSHCHNGPASHGGLPKITMVDLLSGTWSAMPRGKFEVLSWRSVIPPYYSYTTACEFVRHSSSTTA from the coding sequence ATGGAAGCAATCATTTCTGAATTTTATACCACACTTGCCCTTCTGAAGCTTCTGGCTGACTGTCAAAGTCATCGAGTCAACAAAGTCTTAAGTCTTTCGAGCTCAGAGCACCATCTATATAGTGACGTGCTGGGAGGAGTTCCTGTTCATTCGCGCTTCACAATGGAGACAATCATCTCTGTGGTTCTTGGTGATCTTGTTGGCAGAGCTATATCCTTCGTGGTCGAGAAGCGCCGCGAGAAGACAACCGCTGAGGAGGATCTGCAGAGGCTGCGCCAGCTGCTTCTGAGGATAAGTGCTGTTGTCGAGGAGGCTGAGGGGCGATGTGTCACAAACCGGGGGATGATACATCAAGCTAGCACGATGCGAGAGCAAATGTTCAGAGGGTACTACCTTCTCGATGCCTTCAGGTGCAGAGAGAAGAAGACCGATGACGAGGAGGTGAGTCACTTCTTGTTTGCTCAATCCAATTTCAATCCGGCCAAGCGTTTTCGCCGCCTTTCTAGCAACACTCAGATTGAGAGCACGGTAACTGTTAGAGTAAGCAGTCAGGAGCTTAAACAGGTTGTTCTTGGCCTAGAAAGCATGCTTGTTGATATGAAGGAGTTTGCTATATTTCTGATGAGCTACCCTCGCATGTACCGCCAACCCTATGGTGCATATTTATTTGTGGACAAGTATATGTTTGGCCGCCAAATGGAGAGGGAACAAGCCATCCGCTTCTTGCTACAAGCAGAGCTTCCGTATGGAAATGTGGGTGTCCTTCCAGTTGTTGGTTCTGCATATGTTGGGAAGAGCACTCTTGTGGAACATGTTTGCAACGATGAGCGTGTACAAAACCACTTCTCCTTGATCTTGCTCTACATTGGAAACAACCTTCAAGATGAAACGATGACAACTTTTAGAGATCATTGCGTGATCAAGCATCAAAATATTTCCTTGGATGAAGAGAAGTCGTTGGTAGTCATTGAGCTCTTAGGGGACGTGGACAAAGGAGTATGGAAGAGACTGCTGCACTCTTCTGAACGATGCATGCCACATGGGAGTAAGATCATAATCACAAGCCGATCAGAGAAAGTGGCCAGTCTTGGAACAACGGAAGCCGTCAGGCTAAACTATTTGTCTAAAGAAGCTTACTGGTATTTCTTCAGGATGCTCGTGTTTGGTAGCACGGATCCGGAGGAGCACCCGAAGTTAACATCCATAGCCATGGAGATAGCCGTAGAGATGTGTGGATCTTTCTTATACGCATATGTTGCTGCTGCCTTACTGAGAGAAAATCTTAGTGCTCGGTTCTGGTACAGGGTTCTCAGACACCTTAGGGAGTACAAGCAGAAGAATATCTTGTTGTTAGGTGAATATCCTGCTGAGGAAGATCAGCCTCGGTATATTTTGAGCTTGGCTAAAAGGCGGCATGGTTCTGAGGATACTAAGTTCCTTTTGCAAAGTAGTCACTGCCACAATGGTCCTGCTTCTCATGGTGGGCTTCCGAAGATAACAATGGTGGATCTGCTATCCGGCACCTGGAGCGCTATGCCAAGGGGAAAATTTGAGGTCTTGTCCTGGAGGTCTGTCATACCACCGTACTACAGCTACACAACTGCTTGCGAGTTTGTCCGGCACAGCAGTAGTACCACAGCATAG